Proteins from a genomic interval of Candidatus Bealeia paramacronuclearis:
- the rpsL gene encoding 30S ribosomal protein S12, with protein sequence MPTINQLIRKPRQDKERRSKSPAMQSNPQKRGVCTRVFTMTPKKPNSALRKVARIRLTNGYEVTGYIPGEGHNLQEHSVVLIRGGRVRDLPGVRYHIVRGALDTQGVKDRRQSRSHYGAKRPK encoded by the coding sequence ATGCCGACGATCAATCAGCTGATCCGCAAGCCGCGGCAGGATAAAGAAAGGCGCAGTAAATCGCCAGCTATGCAGTCAAACCCACAAAAACGTGGCGTTTGTACACGTGTTTTTACAATGACCCCAAAAAAGCCAAACTCGGCTTTGCGTAAGGTTGCACGTATTCGTTTGACGAATGGATATGAAGTTACAGGATATATTCCTGGTGAAGGTCACAACCTTCAAGAGCACAGCGTTGTTCTGATTCGTGGCGGTCGCGTACGCGACTTGCCGGGTGTGCGTTATCACATTGTTCGTGGTGCGCTCGATACCCAAGGAGTTAAAGATCGTCGTCAAAGTCGGTCCCATTATGGTGCCAAACGGCCTAAATAG
- the fusA gene encoding elongation factor G, with amino-acid sequence MARTTPINRYRNIGIMAHIDAGKTTTTERVLYYTGRSHKIGEVHEGTATMDWMEQEQERGITITSAATTCFWNDHRINIIDTPGHVDFTIEVERSLRVLDGAVAVFDSVAGVEPQSETVWRQADKYHVPRICFVNKMDRTGANFFRTVDMIIDRLGATPLVIQLPIGVEADFVGIVDLVKMKAFRWLDESLGAKFVEEDIPANMKEQAEDYRAKLVELAVEQDDAALEAYLGGEEPSEEVLKKCIRKGTIAAAFVPVLCGSAFKNKGVQPLLDAVIDFLPSPLDVPPVMGENSKGVEEVRKPEDDQPFSGLAFKIMTDPFVGSLTFVRIYSGTLQSGSYVMNSVKDERERVGRMLLMHANSREDIKEAHAGDIVALCGLKDTTTGETLCDTVKPVILERMIFPEPVIEVAVEPKTKADQEKMGLALSRLATEDPSFRVSTDHESGQTIIKGMGELHLEIIVDRMRREFKVEANVGAPQVAYRETITKTAEVDYTHKKQSGGSGQFARIKLRFEPQDPGFGYEFASAIVGGAVPKEFIPGVEKGLRTATETGVIAGFPVIDYKVTLFDGAYHDVDSSVLAFEIAARAAFREGIAKSEPRLLEPIMNVEVVTPEDYMGDIIGDLNSRRGQVSGMDQRGNARVINAMVPLASMFGYVNTLRSMSQGRAQFTMQFDHYEQVPTHIADEVRAKLG; translated from the coding sequence ATGGCACGTACGACTCCTATTAATCGCTACCGCAACATTGGCATCATGGCACACATTGATGCGGGTAAAACGACAACGACTGAACGCGTTCTTTATTATACAGGCCGCTCCCACAAAATTGGTGAAGTTCATGAAGGAACTGCTACTATGGACTGGATGGAGCAAGAGCAAGAGCGTGGTATTACAATCACATCTGCAGCAACAACCTGTTTCTGGAACGACCACCGAATTAACATTATCGATACGCCTGGCCACGTTGATTTCACCATTGAAGTTGAGCGTTCTTTGCGCGTGCTTGATGGTGCCGTTGCAGTCTTTGATAGCGTCGCTGGCGTTGAGCCTCAATCTGAAACGGTATGGCGCCAAGCTGACAAATATCATGTTCCCCGGATTTGTTTTGTGAACAAAATGGACCGAACAGGTGCCAATTTCTTCCGGACAGTGGATATGATTATTGATCGTTTGGGAGCAACGCCTCTTGTGATTCAACTTCCCATCGGTGTTGAAGCCGACTTTGTAGGAATCGTTGACCTTGTGAAGATGAAAGCCTTCCGTTGGTTAGATGAAAGCTTGGGCGCAAAATTTGTTGAAGAAGACATCCCCGCCAATATGAAAGAGCAAGCAGAAGACTACCGCGCGAAGTTAGTTGAGCTTGCTGTTGAGCAAGATGATGCTGCTTTGGAAGCGTACCTTGGTGGAGAAGAGCCTTCCGAAGAAGTTCTCAAAAAGTGCATTCGTAAAGGAACTATTGCGGCAGCATTTGTGCCAGTTCTTTGTGGTTCTGCGTTTAAAAATAAAGGCGTTCAACCACTTCTTGATGCGGTTATTGATTTCTTGCCATCCCCTCTCGATGTTCCCCCGGTTATGGGTGAGAATTCAAAGGGCGTTGAAGAAGTTCGTAAGCCTGAGGATGATCAGCCCTTCAGCGGTTTAGCCTTTAAAATTATGACAGATCCCTTTGTCGGATCTTTAACATTCGTTCGTATTTATTCTGGAACGCTTCAATCCGGTTCTTATGTTATGAACTCTGTAAAAGACGAGCGTGAGCGCGTGGGTCGTATGCTTTTGATGCATGCAAACTCTCGTGAAGATATTAAAGAAGCACATGCGGGTGATATCGTAGCTCTTTGTGGTTTGAAAGATACCACAACTGGTGAAACCCTTTGTGATACAGTGAAGCCCGTGATTCTAGAACGTATGATTTTCCCGGAGCCAGTGATTGAAGTGGCTGTTGAACCTAAGACAAAAGCTGACCAAGAAAAAATGGGCCTTGCTTTATCTCGTTTGGCAACGGAAGATCCTTCTTTCCGTGTTTCTACAGATCATGAATCTGGTCAGACGATTATTAAAGGGATGGGCGAGCTCCATCTTGAAATCATCGTGGATCGTATGAGGCGTGAGTTTAAAGTTGAAGCGAACGTCGGTGCGCCTCAAGTAGCCTATCGCGAGACGATTACGAAGACTGCTGAAGTTGATTATACCCACAAAAAACAAAGTGGTGGTTCCGGTCAATTCGCGCGTATTAAACTTCGTTTTGAACCTCAAGATCCTGGATTTGGTTATGAATTTGCGAGTGCCATTGTGGGTGGTGCGGTACCTAAAGAATTCATCCCCGGTGTTGAAAAAGGGCTTCGTACAGCCACTGAAACTGGTGTGATTGCAGGATTTCCTGTAATCGACTATAAAGTTACACTGTTTGATGGTGCGTACCATGATGTGGACTCCAGCGTTTTGGCCTTCGAAATTGCAGCAAGAGCTGCGTTCCGCGAAGGTATCGCAAAATCAGAGCCACGTCTTCTTGAGCCGATCATGAACGTTGAAGTTGTGACGCCTGAAGATTATATGGGTGATATTATCGGTGACTTGAATAGTCGTCGCGGTCAGGTGTCGGGTATGGATCAACGGGGTAATGCACGTGTGATTAATGCCATGGTGCCATTGGCTTCCATGTTTGGTTATGTGAACACATTGCGCTCCATGAGCCAAGGACGTGCACAATTCACCATGCAGTTTGATCACTATGAACAAGTCCCGACTCATATCGCGGACGAAGTTCGGGCGAAATTGGGTTAA
- the rpsG gene encoding 30S ribosomal protein S7 produces the protein MSRRHAAEKREVLPDPKFGDLVVTKFMNCLMYEGKKSVAERIVYGALDHIKAKSGGDSLELFHNAIDNVKPAVEVRSRRVGGATYQVPVEVRPIRSLALAIRWLINSSRARSENTMTERLAHELLDAANNRGSAVKKREDTHKMADANRAFAHFRW, from the coding sequence ATGTCACGTCGTCACGCCGCTGAAAAACGCGAAGTTCTCCCCGATCCCAAATTTGGTGATTTGGTTGTTACAAAGTTTATGAACTGCCTCATGTATGAAGGCAAAAAATCTGTTGCTGAGCGCATTGTTTATGGAGCTTTGGATCATATCAAAGCGAAGTCCGGGGGAGATTCTCTTGAGCTGTTTCACAATGCAATCGATAACGTAAAGCCTGCAGTTGAGGTTCGTTCTCGCCGTGTGGGTGGTGCGACTTATCAGGTTCCTGTGGAAGTTCGTCCTATTCGTTCATTGGCGCTTGCCATTCGTTGGCTCATCAATAGCTCCCGTGCGCGGTCAGAAAATACAATGACTGAGCGTTTGGCGCATGAGCTTTTAGATGCTGCAAACAATCGTGGATCCGCTGTTAAAAAGCGAGAAGATACACACAAAATGGCTGATGCAAACCGCGCATTTGCTCACTTCCGTTGGTAA